The following coding sequences lie in one Brassica napus cultivar Da-Ae unplaced genomic scaffold, Da-Ae ScsIHWf_715;HRSCAF=1037, whole genome shotgun sequence genomic window:
- the LOC106451928 gene encoding ras-related protein RABG3f, with product MPSRRRTLLKVIILGDSGVGKTSLMNQYVNKKFSNQYKATIGADFLTKEVQFEDRLFTLQIWDTAGQERFQSLGVAFYRGADCCVLVYDVNSMKSFDNLNNWREEFLIQASPSDPENFPFVLIGNKVDVDGGNSRVVSEKKAKAWCASKGNIPYFETSAKEGTNVEEAFQCIAKNALKSGEEEELYLPDTIDVGTSNQQRSTGCEC from the exons GGTGGGGAAAACATCTTTGATGAATca ATATGTTAATAAAAAGTTCAGCAACCAGTACAAGGCCACCATTGGGGCGGACTTCTTGACTAAGGAAGTCCAGTTTGAAGATCGTCTTTTCACTTTACAG ATCTGGGATACAGCTGGACAGGAAAGGTTTCAGAGCCTTGGGGTAGCTTTTTACCGGGGTGCTGATTGCTGTGTTCTTGTATATGATGTCAACTCCATGAAATCATTTGACAATCTCAACAACTGGAGAGAAGAGTTTCTGATCCAG GCGAGTCCATCGGATCCAGAGAATTTTCCGTTTGTTCTTATCGGAAATAAGGTGGATGTCGATGGTGGAAACAGCAGAGTG GTTTCAGAGAAGAAAGCTAAAGCCTGGTGTGCTTCGAAGGGAAACATTCCCTACTTTGAAACCTCTGCTAAGGAAGGCACCAATGTGGAGGAGGCGTTCCAATGCATTGCCAAGAACGCGCTCAAGAGCGGAGAAGAGGAAGAGCT atacTTGCCAGACACAATCGATGTTGGGACAAGCAACCAACAGAGGTCTACAGGGTGCGAATGCTAA